A region of Ferruginibacter albus DNA encodes the following proteins:
- a CDS encoding SRPBCC family protein, giving the protein METATKTAITIEATVNAPIEKVWKYWTEAEHVKNWNTASPDWHCPKAENDLRVGGNFSFTMAAKDGSFSFDFGGVYDEVKTNQKIAYTLGDGRKVDTIFTDNGNETKIVSTFEAENQNPVEMQKNGWQAILNNFKKYTEES; this is encoded by the coding sequence ATGGAAACAGCAACTAAAACAGCCATAACAATTGAAGCTACGGTGAATGCGCCTATTGAAAAAGTATGGAAATATTGGACAGAAGCCGAACATGTAAAAAACTGGAACACTGCTTCCCCTGATTGGCATTGCCCGAAAGCAGAGAATGATTTGCGTGTAGGCGGAAATTTTTCGTTTACAATGGCAGCAAAAGACGGCAGCTTTTCTTTTGATTTTGGCGGCGTGTACGATGAAGTAAAAACAAACCAAAAAATTGCCTACACTTTGGGCGATGGAAGAAAAGTAGATACGATTTTCACCGACAATGGCAACGAAACAAAAATCGTTTCAACTTTTGAAGCAGAAAATCAAAACCCTGTAGAGATGCAGAAGAATGGCTGGCAGGCAATATTGAATAACTTTAAAAAGTATACAGAAGAAAGCTAA
- a CDS encoding VOC family protein gives MATIAKQQKIKPCLWFDGNAEEATKFYTSVFKNSKILSVSRYGDGAPFPKGTALMVSFKIAGQEFLALNGGPHFKFNESISFTVNCANQKEIDYFWDILTKKGGQESMCGWLKDKYGLSWQIVPANLGELISSKTDKAKAGRTMQALMQMKKLDIKTLKNA, from the coding sequence ATGGCAACAATAGCAAAACAACAAAAAATAAAACCTTGTCTTTGGTTCGATGGCAATGCAGAAGAAGCTACAAAATTTTATACATCAGTTTTTAAAAATTCTAAAATATTATCCGTCTCTCGTTATGGCGATGGAGCACCTTTTCCTAAAGGCACTGCATTGATGGTAAGCTTTAAAATTGCAGGACAGGAATTTTTAGCATTGAATGGCGGACCGCATTTCAAATTCAATGAATCAATTTCATTTACAGTGAACTGTGCCAATCAAAAAGAAATAGATTATTTCTGGGACATCTTAACTAAAAAAGGCGGACAAGAATCCATGTGCGGCTGGTTAAAAGATAAATACGGTTTATCATGGCAGATCGTTCCTGCTAATTTAGGAGAACTCATATCCAGCAAGACAGATAAAGCCAAAGCCGGCAGAACAATGCAGGCATTAATGCAAATGAAAAAGCTGGATATAAAAACATTGAAGAACGCATAA
- a CDS encoding VOC family protein: MATIFSYLTFNGNCRDAMQFYKSCLGGELVFQTVGESPLSEKMPAQMKDCVLHSTLTKGALTLMASDMVGDKGWEQGNSVSLVLYCDSEEQIRQYYALLSNEGKQTHPIENTFWGALFGGLTDKFGNHWLLHFQQNN, from the coding sequence ATGGCAACTATTTTTTCATACCTAACATTCAATGGTAATTGTCGGGATGCAATGCAATTTTATAAAAGCTGTTTAGGCGGCGAGCTGGTTTTCCAAACCGTTGGTGAATCGCCGCTTTCAGAAAAGATGCCGGCGCAAATGAAAGACTGCGTGCTTCATTCAACGTTAACAAAAGGTGCTCTTACTTTAATGGCATCGGATATGGTTGGGGATAAAGGCTGGGAGCAAGGTAATTCTGTTTCATTAGTATTATATTGTGATAGCGAAGAACAGATCCGGCAATATTATGCATTGCTTTCTAATGAAGGAAAACAAACGCACCCGATAGAAAATACTTTTTGGGGCGCTTTATTTGGCGGCTTAACGGATAAGTTCGGCAATCATTGGTTGTTGCATTTTCAGCAAAACAATTAA
- a CDS encoding DMT family transporter translates to MAWIYLFIASIFEIGWTYSLKYLDLRKFKQVDWHHLFSQKQNLFIVLPLLGYIVFGLSNIYFFSIAMKQMPASVALAVWMGVVIIGIKIIDITLFKEPYQFSQFIYMAFILIGIIGLKKSIG, encoded by the coding sequence ATGGCCTGGATTTATCTTTTCATTGCTTCCATATTTGAGATCGGCTGGACCTATTCGCTAAAATATCTTGATCTGCGAAAGTTCAAACAAGTCGACTGGCATCATCTTTTCAGCCAAAAACAAAACCTGTTTATTGTACTTCCTTTATTAGGCTACATTGTTTTTGGTTTAAGCAATATTTATTTTTTCTCTATTGCTATGAAACAAATGCCCGCTTCTGTTGCATTAGCGGTGTGGATGGGAGTTGTGATCATCGGAATAAAGATTATCGATATTACTTTATTTAAAGAGCCGTACCAATTTTCCCAGTTTATTTACATGGCGTTTATTTTAATTGGTATCATTGGGTTAAAGAAGAGTATTGGATAA
- a CDS encoding sterol desaturase family protein: protein MGTIVYYTTGILLAFVALFIFLERKFPYTKGLSFFREGFWLDLVWYTFIQSYFLKILIFDYIIQPLDVKFHWSSHLVTSWPLAMQILFFLVTHDFYIYWFHRLQHTSKFFWRTHEAHHSNKKVDWLAGSRSHTIEIIINQTIEFAPIILLGANPLVVPIKALIDAVWGMYIHSNINVKSGKLQYVINGPEMHQWHHANDRRVFWANYSTKFAVWDWIFGTAFLPKEEKPSEFGLYYEYPKDYFAQHAFAVKRFDENKLLEKKPVKDYYELRPRLIKWLTRTFKIATGKKITAEDSNKETMINLDKVEYQN, encoded by the coding sequence ATGGGGACTATTGTTTATTATACCACAGGAATTTTATTAGCCTTCGTAGCACTCTTTATTTTCCTGGAAAGAAAATTTCCTTACACCAAGGGGCTTTCTTTTTTTAGGGAAGGCTTTTGGCTGGATCTTGTTTGGTATACATTCATCCAAAGCTATTTTTTAAAGATCCTGATCTTTGATTATATCATTCAACCATTGGATGTAAAGTTTCATTGGTCATCGCATTTGGTTACTTCGTGGCCCTTAGCAATGCAGATCTTATTCTTTTTAGTTACGCATGATTTTTATATTTATTGGTTTCATCGCCTGCAACATACTTCTAAATTTTTCTGGCGTACGCATGAAGCACATCACTCCAATAAAAAAGTTGATTGGTTAGCAGGCTCCCGTTCACATACCATTGAAATTATCATTAACCAGACCATTGAATTTGCGCCAATTATTTTATTAGGAGCGAATCCATTGGTGGTTCCTATAAAAGCCTTAATTGACGCCGTTTGGGGAATGTACATTCACTCTAATATCAATGTAAAATCAGGCAAATTACAGTATGTTATTAATGGTCCTGAAATGCACCAGTGGCATCATGCAAATGATCGCCGGGTGTTCTGGGCAAATTATTCTACAAAATTTGCTGTGTGGGATTGGATCTTTGGCACGGCTTTTCTACCTAAAGAAGAGAAACCGTCGGAGTTTGGATTGTATTATGAATATCCGAAAGATTATTTTGCGCAACATGCTTTTGCTGTAAAGCGTTTTGACGAAAATAAATTGTTGGAGAAAAAACCTGTTAAAGATTATTATGAATTGAGGCCAAGATTGATCAAATGGTTAACACGCACATTCAAAATAGCTACAGGTAAAAAGATCACAGCAGAGGATAGTAATAAAGAAACAATGATAAACCTCGACAAAGTAGAGTATCAAAATTAA
- a CDS encoding N-acetylneuraminate synthase family protein, with protein sequence MKSFKVSGQRSIGYGQPAYIIAEIGINHNGSLDIAKKLIDEAAAAGCDAVKFQKRTPEICTPKDQWHIERDTPWGRMTYINYRKLIEFGFDEYKAIDEYCKEKKIDWFVSCWDEEAVDFMEQFNPGVYKFASASLTDHDLIAKVKSLNKPYILSTGMSTMNEIKDAVEKFGTENLIIAHSTSAYPCPPEQLNLKMIHTLQDMYPDVPVGYSGHETGLATTVAAVAMGACLVERHFTLDRAMWGSDQAASVEPQGMQRLVKDIRDVEQAMGDGIKRVYDSELAPMKRLRKVITPKAEKSAQ encoded by the coding sequence ATGAAATCGTTTAAAGTAAGCGGACAACGCTCTATCGGTTACGGACAACCTGCATACATCATTGCAGAAATTGGCATTAACCATAATGGCTCTTTGGACATTGCTAAGAAACTGATTGATGAAGCGGCTGCGGCAGGCTGCGATGCGGTAAAATTTCAAAAACGTACACCTGAGATATGCACTCCGAAAGACCAATGGCATATTGAACGTGATACGCCATGGGGACGTATGACGTACATTAATTATCGCAAGCTGATCGAGTTTGGTTTTGATGAATACAAAGCCATTGATGAATATTGTAAAGAGAAGAAAATTGATTGGTTTGTTTCCTGCTGGGATGAAGAAGCTGTAGATTTTATGGAACAGTTCAATCCCGGTGTGTACAAATTTGCATCGGCATCATTAACGGATCATGATCTGATCGCAAAAGTAAAATCATTGAACAAGCCATATATTTTATCTACAGGCATGTCAACAATGAACGAGATCAAAGATGCCGTTGAAAAATTCGGGACAGAGAATTTGATCATTGCACATTCAACATCAGCATATCCTTGCCCGCCTGAGCAATTGAATTTAAAAATGATCCACACATTACAAGATATGTATCCTGATGTACCCGTAGGTTACTCAGGTCATGAAACCGGCTTGGCTACTACTGTTGCGGCAGTGGCAATGGGGGCTTGTTTGGTTGAACGTCATTTTACATTAGACAGAGCCATGTGGGGATCTGACCAGGCTGCATCTGTAGAACCACAAGGCATGCAACGTTTGGTAAAAGATATTCGTGATGTAGAACAGGCAATGGGTGACGGTATTAAAAGAGTTTATGATAGCGAATTAGCGCCAATGAAGCGTTTAAGAAAAGTGATAACACCTAAAGCGGAAAAATCTGCGCAATAA